One Rattus norvegicus strain BN/NHsdMcwi chromosome 18, GRCr8, whole genome shotgun sequence DNA segment encodes these proteins:
- the Gpr151 gene encoding probable G-protein coupled receptor 151 — protein MGKATLAVFADSDSSNMNESFAHLHFAGGYLPSDSKGWRTIIPSLLAAVCLVGFVGNLCVIGLLLHGVWKRKPSMIHSLILNLSLADISLLLFSAPVRATAYVKGVWDLGWFVCKSSDWFTHMCMAAKSLTFVVVAKVCFMYASDPAKPVGTHNCTIWSLLGAIWVVASLLPLPEWFFSTTRHHAGVEMCLVDVPAVAAEFMSLFGKLYPLLVFCLPLLLAGFYFWRAYNQCKIRCAKTQNLRNQMRSKQLTVMLLSTAVTSALLWLPEWIAWLWVWHLKAGGPMPPQGFIALSQVLMFSISTVNPLIFLMMSEEFKAGLKGIWKWMITRKPVVTSEVQEVPAGNIETLPGKAPSPETQTCIPDTDRCGSPDSSKETTDKVMVPILPDVEQFWHERDVGPSAQDNDPIPWEHEGQETKGCN, from the coding sequence ATGGGGAAGGCAACGCTGGCAGTCTTTGCTGACTCCGATTCCAGCAACATGAACGAGTCATTTGCTCACCTCCACTTTGCAGGAGGCTACCTGCCATCTGACTCCAAGGGCTGGAGGACCATCATTCCATCTCTCTTGGCGGCTGTGTGCCTGGTGGGCTTCGTTGGAAACCTATGTGTGATTGGCCTTCTCCTTCATGGTGTTTGGAAAAGAAAGCCATCCATGATCCACTCCCTGATTCTCAATCTCAGCCTGGCTGACATCTCTCTCCTGCTCTTTTCTGCACCTGTCCGAGCTACGGCATACGTCAAAGGTGTTTGGGATCTAGGCTGGTTTGTCTGCAAGTCCTCTGACTGGTTCACCCACATGTGCATGGCAGCCAAGAGCTTGACATTTGTTGTAGTAGCCAAGGTGTGCTTCATGTACGCAAGTGACCCAGCCAAGCCAGTGGGTACCCACAACTGCACCATCTGGTCACTGCTGGGAGCCATCTGGGTGGTAGCCAGCCTACTTCCCCTGCCAGAATGGTTCTTTAGCACCACCAGACATCACGCAGGTGTGGAAATGTGCCTCGTGGATGTGCCAGCTGTAGCAGCAGAATTCATGTCACTGTTCGGTAAGCTCTACCCTCTGCTGGTGTTTTGCCTTCCTTTACTTTTGGCTGGCTTTTATTTCTGGCGAGCTTATAACCAATGCAAAATACGCTGTGCGAAAACTCAAAATCTTAGGAACCAGATGCGTTCAAAACAACTCACGGTGATGCTGCTGAGTACTGCCGTCACCTCTGCTCTTCTGTGGCTCCCCGAATGGATAGCCTGGCTGTGGGTTTGGCATCTGAAGGCTGGAGGTCCAATGCCACCGCAGGGTTTTATAGCCCTGTCTCAAGTCCTGATGTTTTCCATCTCCACAGTGAATCCTCTCATATTTCTAATGATGTCTGAAGAGTTCAAGGCAGGCTTGAAAGGCATATGGAAATGGATGATAACCAGAAAGCCTGTAGTTACCTCAGAGGTTCAGGAGGTACCAGCTGGAAACATTGAGACCCTTCCTGGTAAGGCTCCATCTCCAGAGACCCAAACATGCATTCCAGACACAGACAGATGTGGCTCTCCTGACTCCAGCAAAGAGACAACTGACAAGGTGATGGTTCCCATCCTCCCTGATGTTGAGCAGTTTTGGCACGAGAGGGATGTTGGCCCTTCGGCACAAGACAATGACCCTATACCCTGGGAACATGAAGGCCAAGAGACAAAGGGCTGCAATTAG